One window from the genome of Thioflexithrix psekupsensis encodes:
- a CDS encoding TdeIII family type II restriction endonuclease, translated as MALSDEQKNCIQEVIKTCLRNKFKNYKPETNYMPFHHALLGKDRMALFSFIHSLNTTFGSSIFEPVTVALSQANSNFKQTHQQFVVGNKISELAQREIQHIINELSTGKNPNKEDEIARIRKVCQQGNMQKLKTVKVDLYLETKNNEIHLFDLKTAKPNQSNFKDFKRTLLEWIAIILAERPNVTVHSYVAIPYNPYYPEPYQRWTLKGMLDDTHELKVAEEFWDYLGGTDTFNDLLHCFELAGMVLKPEIDDYFNQFVKQ; from the coding sequence ATGGCTCTCAGTGACGAGCAAAAAAATTGCATTCAAGAAGTGATTAAAACTTGTTTGCGCAATAAATTTAAAAACTATAAACCAGAAACCAATTATATGCCTTTTCATCATGCTTTACTGGGAAAGGACAGGATGGCTTTATTTTCTTTTATTCATTCGCTTAATACCACTTTTGGCAGTAGCATTTTTGAACCTGTTACAGTGGCCTTATCACAGGCTAATTCCAACTTTAAACAAACTCACCAACAATTTGTGGTAGGAAATAAAATCAGTGAATTAGCACAGAGAGAAATTCAGCACATTATTAATGAGCTTTCTACAGGAAAAAATCCGAACAAAGAAGATGAAATAGCAAGAATAAGAAAAGTATGTCAACAAGGAAATATGCAGAAATTAAAAACAGTAAAGGTAGACTTATACTTAGAAACAAAAAATAATGAAATTCATTTATTTGATCTGAAAACCGCAAAACCAAATCAAAGTAATTTTAAAGATTTTAAAAGAACGTTATTAGAATGGATTGCTATCATTTTAGCTGAACGTCCCAATGTGACTGTACATTCTTACGTTGCTATCCCTTATAATCCTTATTATCCAGAGCCTTATCAACGTTGGACATTAAAAGGAATGCTAGATGATACCCATGAGTTGAAAGTGGCTGAAGAATTTTGGGATTATTTAGGAGGGACAGATACTTTTAATGATTTACTTCATTGTTTTGAATTAGCAGGCATGGTTCTTAAACCAGAAATAGATGATTATTTTAATCAGTTTGTTAAACAGTAA
- a CDS encoding DNA methyltransferase — translation MNTMLETEELLTLKQAAEFASEYTKKNVTTSNISYLINYGRIHKNEHHGAVFIAKQELINYYNSYYGNREIDWKSKLGQDLNWALSFEHLKEAETTKHVHRLHPYKGKFIPQLVAYFLDEQTDEFKTQVFFKKGDIVLDPFCGSGTTLVQASELGIHAIGVDISAFNSLISNVKVAQVDLTDLHCEIKKITQLLKTFVAHSAHIQFENELSYFLSEYDRKYFPSPEFKLKVRKKEIDEKTYAEFHEKVVLEKFNELLIKYNLKITQNTQERFLDKWYLQPVRDEIDFVFEQIKKVQNRLTKKVLTIILSRTLRSCRATTHADLATLLEPVSTTYYCAKHGKICKPLFSIVSWWERYCKDTLQRFAQFSTLRTSTFQYCLNGNSENIDLFSELEKKHPHFFQLAQQQKIKGIFSSPPYVGLIDYHEQHAYAYDLFGFERKDEQEIGAMSKKQTKQAQQAYAQGIANVLNNSKRFLADDYDIFLVANDKFNLYPQIAQIAEMQIVNQYKRPVLNRTEKDKGAYSEIIFHLKAI, via the coding sequence ATGAACACAATGCTAGAAACTGAGGAATTATTAACGCTTAAACAAGCGGCTGAATTTGCCAGTGAATATACCAAGAAAAATGTCACCACGTCTAATATTTCTTACTTAATTAACTATGGAAGAATACATAAAAATGAGCATCACGGTGCAGTTTTTATCGCAAAACAAGAGTTAATTAATTATTATAATTCTTATTATGGTAATCGAGAAATTGACTGGAAATCTAAATTAGGTCAGGATTTAAATTGGGCATTAAGTTTTGAGCATCTGAAAGAAGCCGAGACCACCAAACATGTGCATCGTTTGCATCCTTATAAGGGTAAATTTATTCCCCAATTGGTGGCTTATTTTTTAGATGAGCAAACCGATGAATTTAAAACCCAAGTTTTTTTTAAAAAAGGCGATATTGTACTCGATCCTTTTTGCGGCAGTGGAACAACCTTAGTGCAAGCAAGTGAGTTGGGTATTCATGCCATTGGTGTTGATATTTCAGCTTTTAATAGCTTAATTTCCAATGTAAAAGTGGCTCAAGTCGATTTAACAGACCTTCATTGTGAAATTAAGAAAATAACGCAATTATTAAAAACATTTGTTGCCCATTCTGCACATATCCAATTTGAAAATGAACTGTCTTATTTTTTGAGTGAATATGACAGAAAATATTTTCCTTCTCCTGAGTTTAAACTTAAAGTAAGAAAAAAAGAAATTGATGAAAAAACTTACGCAGAATTTCACGAAAAAGTGGTATTAGAAAAATTTAATGAGCTTCTCATTAAATATAATTTAAAAATCACTCAAAATACCCAAGAACGTTTTTTAGATAAATGGTATTTGCAACCTGTTCGTGATGAAATTGATTTTGTGTTTGAACAAATCAAAAAAGTACAAAATCGCCTGACGAAAAAAGTATTAACCATTATTTTAAGTCGCACTCTTCGCAGTTGTAGAGCCACCACTCATGCCGATTTAGCCACTTTATTAGAGCCTGTTTCTACCACTTATTATTGTGCTAAACATGGCAAGATTTGCAAGCCTCTATTTTCTATTGTGTCATGGTGGGAAAGATATTGTAAAGATACTTTACAACGTTTTGCCCAATTCTCTACCTTGCGCACGTCTACTTTTCAATATTGCCTGAATGGTAATTCTGAAAATATTGATTTATTTTCTGAACTAGAAAAAAAACATCCTCATTTTTTCCAATTGGCGCAGCAACAAAAAATTAAAGGTATTTTTTCCAGTCCGCCTTATGTGGGGCTGATTGACTACCATGAACAACACGCTTACGCTTATGATTTATTTGGTTTTGAGCGTAAAGATGAGCAAGAAATCGGCGCAATGTCGAAAAAACAAACGAAACAAGCCCAGCAAGCCTACGCACAAGGCATTGCTAATGTACTGAATAATAGCAAGCGATTTTTAGCAGATGATTATGACATTTTCTTAGTCGCCAATGACAAATTTAATTTATATCCACAAATTGCCCAAATAGCAGAAATGCAAATTGTCAATCAATACAAACGACCTGTATTAAATCGCACTGAAAAAGACAAAGGGGCTTATTCCGAAATCATTTTTCATTTAAAGGCAATTTAA